ATTTCCATAAGTGCTGTAATAAACTATCAATACCTTCATCACAGGGTCTAACCCCCTTTAAAGTTAATTTTATTTTTTTATCACACTGAGCAAGGTCTTCATGAAATAGGGTAAATCTGATGGCATCCTTGAGGTAACTATGTTTCCCTCTGCAACCACTTCTTTATCCTCATATTTTGCACCAGCCTCAAGAAGTTCTTTGGCTACACTTTTATAGGAAGTTGCCCTTTTCCCCTTTAAGAGCCCGGCTGAAATTAAAATCTGAGGACCATGACATATAGCACCTATGGGCTTTCCAGCAGAATAAAAGGCTCTAACTATTTCAAGAACTCTTGCATTTTTTCTTAAGGTTTCTGGAGCCTTCCCTCCTGGTAAAAGGAGAAGATCATATTCCTCAGGATTTACCTCCTCTAGCGAAAGGTTAACAGGAACAGTATAACCGTGTTTGCCTTTTATTTTTCCCCTCACTAAGGAGGCAATATCTACTTGAAAGCCCTCTTCTATTAACCGATAAAAGGGATAAAGTAGCTCCGTGTCTTCAAAATTGTCAGCACTAATAATGAGGGCTTTCATTTTGGCCTTCTTTAAAGTAACTCTTTTACAGCCTGAAGGGCTCTTTCATAATCGGGATGATTGGTAATTTCTGGAACAATTTCAATGTATCTTATGATGTCATTTTTGTCTATAACAAAGATTGACCTTGCAAGAAGCCTTAATTCTTTAATAAGAATTCCATAATTTAATCCAAAGGAGGCCTCTCTGTGATCGGAAAGAACCTTTACACGATCAATTCCTGCTGATGCACAGAATCTTGCAATGGCAAAGGGTAGATCCATACTGATATTTAAGATTACCACATCCTCAGGTAATTCAGAAGCCCTTTGATTAAAAGTCCTTGCCTGAAGATCACAAACCGGGGTATCCAGAGAGGGTGTGCAACTAATAAGCTTTATCTTTCCCCTAAAATCACTCAGGCTGGTCTCCTTTAATTCTTTATCTATAACTACAAAATCTGGAGCTCTATCCCCAACTTTAACCTCTTTTCCTTCAAGATGAAAGGGATTTCCAAATAATGTCACCTTTCTTTCCATACCATTCCTCCTTGCATTGTTATTTATTTTAAATTATAAAAGATTTTTTTTAAAGGTAAAGATAGAAAAGAGAAATCTCCTCTTGCATAAGTTCATATCCTAACAAAAGAAAGGATGGAAAAATGTGAGAGGTGAAAGTAGGGGGAGCCCCTTGCGTGTCTGCCCAATCCTTACCTGTCTATCCAATAATATAAAGGACCACATAACAGGCAAACACATAGATCTTTCATAAGAGGGCAAACACATAGGGTTGCCCCTACAAAATACAGGTTCATTCTCTTACAACCGAAGTAGGAGAAAATTTTTTTAAGTCTCAAAAGATATGGACGCATACAAATGCTTGACAAATTTTTAAATCTTTGCTATTTTTCAAAAAATCTGATGAGGAGGGGCCTATGGCTGAAAATCCCTTCATATTGTGGTTTGATGAAATTAGATACGAAGATGTGCCTCTTGTGGGTGGTAAAAATGCCTCCCTTGGAGAGATGTATTCAAAGCTTACCTCTAAGGGAGTTAATGTTCCTTACGGGTTTGCAGTTACTGCTGAGGCTTATAAATACTTTGTTAAGGAAAATCATCTGGATGATGAGATTAAAAAGGCCTTAAAGGGACTTGATACGCACGATGTTCAAGACCTCCAAAAAAGGGGTAAAAAGGTTAGAAATCTCATCCTCCATGCCAAGATGCCGGAAAAACTTGCTCAGGAAATCGCTAAGGCCTATGCTAAGTTAGAGAAAAAGTATGGGAAAAATCCTGATGTGGCAGTGAGATCCTCAGCTACAGCAGAAGATCTTCCTGATGCTTCCTTTGCGGGTCAGCAGGAAACCTATTTAAATGTCAGAGGAACGGAAAAGGTTATTGAATCCGTGCAAAGATGTTTTGCCTCCCTTTTTACAGATAGAGCCATTTCCTATAGACAGGACAAAGGCTTTGATCATTTTTCAGTTTATCTCT
This window of the Caldimicrobium thiodismutans genome carries:
- a CDS encoding type 1 glutamine amidotransferase domain-containing protein; its protein translation is MKALIISADNFEDTELLYPFYRLIEEGFQVDIASLVRGKIKGKHGYTVPVNLSLEEVNPEEYDLLLLPGGKAPETLRKNARVLEIVRAFYSAGKPIGAICHGPQILISAGLLKGKRATSYKSVAKELLEAGAKYEDKEVVAEGNIVTSRMPSDLPYFMKTLLSVIKK
- the tpx gene encoding thiol peroxidase, whose amino-acid sequence is MERKVTLFGNPFHLEGKEVKVGDRAPDFVVIDKELKETSLSDFRGKIKLISCTPSLDTPVCDLQARTFNQRASELPEDVVILNISMDLPFAIARFCASAGIDRVKVLSDHREASFGLNYGILIKELRLLARSIFVIDKNDIIRYIEIVPEITNHPDYERALQAVKELL